The following are from one region of the Trueperaceae bacterium genome:
- a CDS encoding lipopolysaccharide assembly protein LapA domain-containing protein — MPVGRIVSLSLLGIAAAYVAWIQAANPTPITLPGLGALPVWGVVTLAALIAFLAAWLPARLRRWRERRERTQLERRVAELESH, encoded by the coding sequence ATGCCGGTCGGACGCATCGTGTCGCTGTCGCTGCTCGGGATCGCCGCCGCGTACGTGGCGTGGATCCAGGCGGCCAACCCCACCCCGATTACCCTCCCCGGGCTGGGCGCCCTGCCGGTGTGGGGGGTCGTGACGCTCGCGGCGCTGATCGCCTTCCTCGCCGCCTGGCTGCCCGCCCGCCTGCGCCGCTGGCGCGAACGGCGCGAACGCACGCAGCTGGAGCGCCGCGTCGCGGAACTCGAATCGCACC
- a CDS encoding LemA family protein, with product MGYALTLAVVVLSIAGLVTLYNRIVTLENRVENAWGQIDVQLRRRADLVPNLVATVEGYAAHEREAIEAVSNARRRMVDASGPDEGATAANELQRALGRVFAVGEAYPELKADATFTDLQAQLAEVEAKIAYARQFFNDAVLRFNDAIRTIPGVLLARPMGKRPHVYLEVDDATRAVPDARVGDA from the coding sequence ATGGGGTACGCCCTGACGCTCGCCGTCGTCGTTCTGTCGATCGCAGGACTCGTCACCCTCTACAACCGCATCGTGACGCTGGAGAACCGCGTGGAGAACGCGTGGGGGCAGATCGACGTGCAGCTGCGCCGCCGGGCGGACCTCGTCCCGAACCTCGTCGCCACCGTCGAGGGGTACGCCGCGCACGAGCGGGAGGCGATCGAGGCGGTGTCGAACGCCCGCCGGCGCATGGTGGACGCGTCGGGTCCGGACGAGGGCGCGACCGCCGCGAACGAGCTCCAGCGGGCCCTCGGGCGGGTCTTCGCCGTCGGGGAGGCCTACCCGGAGCTGAAGGCGGACGCGACCTTCACCGACCTGCAGGCGCAACTGGCGGAGGTGGAGGCGAAGATCGCCTACGCCCGCCAGTTCTTCAACGACGCGGTGCTGCGCTTCAACGACGCCATCCGGACGATTCCGGGGGTGCTGCTCGCCCGACCCATGGGCAAACGCCCGCACGTCTACCTCGAGGTGGACGACGCGACCCGCGCCGTGCCGGACGCCCGGGTCGGCGACGCCTGA
- the mnmA gene encoding tRNA 2-thiouridine(34) synthase MnmA yields the protein MTSPPSDAPLAGAVPDPLPAADAAPPERGTGDAPRVFVAMSGGVDSSVAAATLVEQGFEVVGSMLRFWPDDREAGAFDTCCSPAAAYDARRIADALDVPFYLLDARELFDDVVVDPFVPAYEAGETPNPCVWCNREIKFGRFARQAQAAGAEFMATGHFVRRVDGPDGPELHRGLDDDKDQTYFLWALPRAILPYLLFPLGERTKAEVRALAAERGYATAYKKSSSGLCFVADSVQEHLRARSAATPGPVVDASCGREVVGRHDGVAFYTVGQKRGLGLFKSHEPRFVLDLEPETNTVVVGPRAMCAWSRLRADAVNLLLDPEALPERVQAQVRYRTTPVPARVTFDGTHLDVRFDAPQFAVTVGQSVVLYDGDRLLGGGVIRERHEPAG from the coding sequence GTGACGTCGCCCCCCTCCGACGCGCCCCTCGCGGGCGCCGTGCCCGACCCGCTGCCCGCCGCCGACGCCGCCCCCCCGGAGCGGGGGACCGGCGACGCGCCGCGCGTGTTCGTCGCCATGTCCGGCGGCGTCGACAGCTCCGTCGCGGCCGCCACGCTGGTGGAGCAGGGGTTCGAGGTGGTCGGGTCGATGCTTCGCTTCTGGCCGGACGACCGCGAGGCGGGCGCCTTCGACACCTGCTGCAGTCCGGCGGCGGCGTACGACGCCCGCCGGATCGCCGACGCCCTCGACGTGCCGTTCTACCTGCTGGACGCCCGCGAGCTGTTCGACGACGTCGTCGTCGATCCGTTCGTGCCGGCGTACGAGGCGGGGGAGACCCCGAACCCGTGCGTGTGGTGCAACCGCGAGATCAAGTTCGGGCGGTTCGCCCGCCAGGCGCAGGCGGCCGGCGCGGAGTTCATGGCGACCGGGCACTTCGTGCGCCGCGTCGACGGGCCCGACGGCCCGGAACTCCATCGCGGCCTCGACGACGACAAGGACCAGACGTACTTCCTGTGGGCGTTGCCGCGCGCGATCCTGCCGTACCTGTTGTTTCCCCTGGGGGAGCGCACGAAGGCGGAGGTCCGCGCCCTCGCCGCGGAGCGCGGCTACGCGACGGCGTACAAGAAGAGCTCGTCGGGGTTGTGCTTCGTCGCCGATTCGGTGCAGGAGCACCTGCGCGCGCGGAGCGCCGCGACGCCCGGGCCGGTGGTGGACGCGTCGTGCGGCCGCGAGGTCGTCGGTCGGCACGACGGCGTCGCCTTCTACACCGTGGGGCAGAAGCGGGGCTTGGGGTTGTTCAAGTCGCACGAGCCGCGCTTCGTCCTCGACCTCGAGCCGGAGACGAACACCGTCGTCGTGGGGCCCCGCGCGATGTGCGCCTGGTCGCGCCTGCGGGCCGACGCGGTCAACCTGCTGCTCGACCCGGAGGCGCTGCCCGAACGCGTGCAGGCCCAGGTCCGCTACCGGACGACGCCGGTCCCCGCGCGCGTGACGTTCGACGGGACGCACCTCGACGTGCGGTTCGACGCCCCGCAGTTCGCCGTGACGGTCGGGCAGTCGGTCGTGCTGTACGACGGCGACCGGTTGCTCGGGGGCGGGGTCATCCGCGAGCGGCACGAGCCGGCCGGCTGA
- a CDS encoding 30S ribosomal protein S1: MDESERQAEERPIPATDHAPEERPESTPSPAAEQGESTAEAQAPSPTPGSSDPPADGSPSDAAPSEPGPSEPAPSEPGPSEPAPSEPGPSEPGPSEPAPSEPAAAAAAATGDDEMTMEDVLAASDEQLARKPVHRGMITTGEVIMLAQDGIIVDVGAKIEGLLPYNQLFEFETDATEAAKYFQPGDEIQVYVVRSDIPNNAIILSKKRADQERAWNLLQEIFEAEKPVEVEIVEKVKGGLVANLGIRAFLPASQVDVRRVNDLDPFVGQRMRVRIIELNRRRNRVIISRRAILEEEIKEQKAETLQKLEPGARLDGEIVEITDFGAFVNLGGVDGLVHRSELTHGRFNHPRDVVKVGDAVKVEILDMDLERERINLSMKTLVRNPWEDVLTRYTIGEKVAGKVTNLTQFGAFVEIEPGLEGLIHVSEMSWTKRIRHPKEMLTEGDEVEAMVLKIDTNAQRISLGLRQTQPDPWSSLPDRYPPGTELTGPITGITDFGVFMEIEEGIEGLVHISELAHEHIETITDHFNRGDEITAVILNIDPVEQRASLSRKRLLPYTAEAAAADAAAAGGPRAGGAAGGRKGRRGGRRSSEIDYDYSYAESGDSGRTTTKLGDVYADLFAQFGLAEGSDDESAPAGGDAPEATADAGDAPAPEAPASEPATEPAASEADAGEAPTEPVEATDTTSSEAASSEAASSEAASSEAASSEEAPEADAPEATPDPDPENAIDADEAAQLLTQAFREGKRPAGETDAETPEPETADADTAADAPAGDVPADGEDDGEDAPKA; this comes from the coding sequence ATGGACGAATCTGAACGTCAGGCCGAGGAGCGCCCGATCCCGGCCACCGATCACGCCCCGGAGGAACGTCCCGAGTCGACCCCTTCACCGGCTGCTGAGCAGGGCGAAAGCACGGCGGAGGCGCAGGCACCGAGCCCCACTCCAGGATCCTCCGACCCCCCCGCGGACGGTTCGCCGTCCGACGCCGCCCCGTCCGAGCCCGGTCCGTCCGAGCCCGCTCCGTCCGAGCCCGGTCCGTCCGAGCCCGCGCCGTCCGAGCCCGGTCCGTCCGAGCCCGGTCCGTCCGAGCCCGCGCCGTCCGAGCCCGCCGCTGCGGCGGCCGCCGCGACCGGCGACGACGAAATGACCATGGAGGACGTGCTCGCCGCGAGCGACGAACAGCTCGCGCGCAAGCCCGTGCACCGCGGCATGATCACGACCGGTGAGGTCATCATGCTGGCGCAGGACGGCATCATCGTCGACGTCGGCGCGAAGATCGAAGGGCTGCTGCCGTACAACCAGCTGTTCGAGTTCGAGACCGACGCGACCGAGGCGGCGAAGTACTTCCAGCCCGGCGACGAGATCCAGGTCTACGTCGTGCGGTCCGACATCCCGAACAACGCGATCATTCTGTCGAAGAAGCGCGCCGACCAGGAACGCGCCTGGAACCTGCTTCAGGAGATCTTCGAGGCGGAGAAGCCGGTCGAGGTCGAGATCGTCGAGAAGGTCAAGGGCGGCCTCGTCGCCAACCTCGGCATCCGCGCCTTCCTGCCCGCCAGCCAGGTGGACGTGCGCCGCGTCAACGACCTCGACCCGTTCGTCGGGCAACGCATGCGCGTGCGCATCATCGAACTGAACCGGCGTCGCAACCGCGTCATCATCTCGCGGCGCGCCATCCTCGAAGAGGAGATCAAGGAACAGAAGGCGGAGACCCTGCAGAAGCTCGAGCCGGGCGCCCGCCTCGACGGCGAAATCGTCGAGATCACCGACTTCGGTGCGTTCGTGAACCTCGGCGGGGTCGACGGCCTCGTGCACCGCAGCGAACTGACGCACGGCCGCTTCAACCACCCGCGCGACGTCGTGAAGGTCGGCGACGCGGTCAAGGTCGAGATCCTCGACATGGACCTCGAGCGCGAGCGCATCAACCTGTCGATGAAGACGTTGGTGCGCAACCCGTGGGAGGACGTCCTCACCCGCTACACGATCGGCGAGAAGGTCGCGGGCAAGGTCACGAACCTCACGCAGTTCGGGGCGTTCGTCGAGATCGAGCCGGGCCTCGAGGGCCTCATTCACGTCAGCGAAATGAGCTGGACCAAGCGCATCCGTCACCCGAAGGAGATGCTGACCGAGGGCGACGAGGTCGAAGCGATGGTCCTCAAGATCGACACGAACGCGCAACGCATCTCGCTCGGTCTACGCCAGACGCAGCCCGACCCGTGGAGCTCGCTGCCCGACCGCTACCCGCCCGGCACCGAACTCACCGGCCCGATCACCGGCATCACCGACTTCGGGGTGTTCATGGAGATCGAGGAGGGCATCGAGGGCCTCGTGCACATCAGCGAACTCGCGCACGAGCACATCGAGACGATCACCGATCACTTCAACCGCGGCGACGAGATCACCGCCGTGATCCTCAACATCGATCCCGTCGAACAGCGCGCCAGCCTGTCCCGCAAGCGCCTGCTGCCCTACACCGCGGAAGCGGCGGCGGCGGACGCCGCGGCGGCCGGCGGGCCGCGCGCCGGCGGCGCCGCCGGCGGCCGCAAGGGCCGTCGCGGGGGACGCCGCAGCTCGGAGATCGACTACGACTACAGCTACGCCGAGTCCGGCGACAGCGGCCGCACCACGACCAAGCTCGGGGACGTCTACGCCGACCTGTTCGCGCAGTTCGGTCTCGCGGAAGGGTCCGACGACGAGAGCGCCCCCGCAGGTGGGGACGCCCCCGAAGCGACCGCCGACGCGGGCGACGCCCCGGCCCCCGAGGCCCCGGCGAGCGAACCGGCGACCGAACCGGCGGCGAGCGAGGCCGACGCGGGCGAGGCCCCCACCGAGCCGGTCGAGGCGACCGACACGACGTCGAGCGAGGCGGCGTCCAGCGAGGCGGCGTCCAGCGAGGCGGCGTCCAGCGAGGCGGCATCCAGCGAGGAGGCTCCCGAGGCGGACGCCCCCGAGGCGACGCCCGACCCCGACCCGGAGAACGCCATCGATGCCGACGAAGCGGCGCAGCTGCTGACGCAGGCGTTCCGCGAGGGCAAGCGCCCCGCCGGCGAAACGGACGCCGAGACCCCGGAGCCCGAAACCGCGGACGCTGACACCGCGGCGGATGCGCCTGCGGGCGACGTCCCGGCCGACGGCGAGGACGACGGCGAGGACGCGCCGAAGGCCTGA